The following proteins are co-located in the Streptomyces sp. DT2A-34 genome:
- the dcd gene encoding dCTP deaminase translates to MLLSDKDIRAEIDAGRVRIDPYDQTMVQPSSIDVRLDRYFRVFENHRYPHIDPSIEQADLTRLVEPEGDEPFILHPGEFVLASTYEVITLPDDLASRLEGKSSLGRLGLVTHSTAGFIDPGFSGHVTLELSNLATLPIKLWPGMKIGQLCMFRLSSPAEFPYGSERYGSRYQGQRGPTASRSFQNFHRTQV, encoded by the coding sequence GTGCTTCTCTCAGACAAGGACATCCGGGCCGAGATCGACGCCGGGCGGGTACGGATCGATCCCTATGACCAGACCATGGTGCAGCCGTCCAGCATCGACGTGCGGCTGGACCGTTACTTCCGGGTGTTCGAGAACCACCGGTACCCGCACATCGACCCCTCCATCGAGCAGGCGGACCTGACCCGGCTCGTGGAGCCCGAGGGCGACGAGCCGTTCATCCTGCACCCCGGGGAGTTCGTGCTGGCCTCTACGTACGAGGTCATCACGCTGCCCGATGATCTCGCCTCCCGGCTTGAGGGCAAGTCCTCGCTCGGGCGGCTCGGGCTGGTCACCCACTCCACCGCCGGGTTCATCGACCCGGGCTTCAGCGGGCACGTCACCCTTGAGCTGTCCAACCTCGCCACGCTCCCGATCAAACTCTGGCCCGGCATGAAGATCGGGCAGCTGTGCATGTTCCGGCTCAGCTCGCCCGCCGAGTTCCCGTACGGGAGCGAGCGGTACGGGTCCCGGTACCAGGGGCAGCGCGGGCCCACCGCCTCCCGGTCCTTCCAGAACTTCCATCGGACCCAGGTGTGA
- a CDS encoding phosphoribosyltransferase, protein MSDTAAAGVRENLTYERFGVAVRELAQTIADDGYEPDIVLSIARGGVFVAGGLAYALDCKNLHLVNIEFYTGVGTTLDMPVMLAPVPNAIDFTDKKVLIADDVADTGKTLKLVHDFCLDHVAEVRSAVIYEKSHSLVKCEYVWKRTDDSIWINFPWSVEPPVVQHHTTVLDA, encoded by the coding sequence ATGAGTGACACAGCGGCAGCGGGCGTGCGGGAAAACCTGACCTACGAGCGGTTCGGTGTCGCCGTTCGTGAGCTCGCGCAGACCATCGCCGACGACGGGTACGAGCCGGACATCGTGCTCAGCATCGCCCGCGGTGGCGTGTTCGTCGCCGGGGGGCTCGCCTACGCGCTCGACTGCAAGAACCTCCACCTCGTGAATATCGAGTTCTATACCGGTGTGGGGACCACCCTCGACATGCCCGTCATGCTCGCTCCCGTCCCCAACGCGATCGACTTCACCGACAAGAAGGTCCTGATCGCCGACGACGTCGCCGACACCGGCAAGACGCTGAAGCTCGTGCACGACTTCTGCCTCGACCATGTCGCCGAGGTGCGGTCCGCCGTGATCTATGAGAAGTCCCACTCCCTGGTGAAGTGCGAGTACGTGTGGAAGCGCACCGATGACTCGATCTGGATTAATTTCCCGTGGAGCGTTGAGCCCCCAGTGGTCCAGCACCACACCACCGTCTTGGACGCGTGA